The Megalopta genalis isolate 19385.01 chromosome 12, iyMegGena1_principal, whole genome shotgun sequence genome window below encodes:
- the Snrk gene encoding SNF related kinase isoform X1, with product MHRRVGYSNYDGKIAGLYDLEETLGRGHFAVVKLARHVFTGEKVAVKVIDKSKLDEISRAHLFQEVRCMKLVQHPNVVRLYEVIDTQTKLYLILELGDGGDLYDYIMRHDSGLSEEVARTYFRQIVRAISYCHRLHVVHRDLKPENVVFFEKLGTVKLTDFGFSNRFCPGQKLETSCGSLAYSAPEILLGDSYDAPAVDVWSLGVILYMLVCGQAPFQEANDSETLTMIMDCKYSIPPHVSDGCKRLIAKMLVREPEGRATLEEIAADPWLAIGTDSDSVEALPLVSRQQVSDDHHNHIIIKMVNGNIATKEEILDALDNNEYNHITATYFLLAERKLRAHRQEQVQKSRPEILDVSAKYARQDDAATNLRTEQNSLSTVNQSLLSVPRTPGEVPQFQNVRTRKCSIVQEEEDEDEDDVSSCSGRDERGSNSALNSFNRRGSRSEGKLSHILQDRLSQLPEKPSLKLQRTAAPKDGSVVSVITDAKERLSSPSSGNGNDVTPPNHLNAPGRPQPSNMFDKVPAPTKLDSTYQENLKNRLGDPPGWARKQTTTETRPMSVTECLKPVGPVPPNKWRMGAQHRSAGCSLESALPAKPSDSSTVATTTTILTESSTVPIPLRPVALSDNVLSLTPKYKTMPSPSSASTTLPQLTLNEILEDGDRVAVPTPESGSSKCRVVRSSGYDQKRSKFHKTRTTSCSSSDASDDDSESRKKRAHKLGASAKPLPSRRDSHDDSSDSQDPGGSGGGSGGGGGVGNGEHTTEPSNETNQNDNGNTTNTTTTTTTTTGGRHRSGENQVIFGRRHRAGRRRAGETRLRESQSLNRITEVQEAEAPSSCHNQCHVSRNSAVLGVQSISSSSSSVSQSSTGSHNIAQTMSHAAATMQKAKGFGQRLLQSWSLSTGKSSLSSPSNGQNRCSPNGRCNKQEPQRDCCQRIEMCCEDRWDINGGSVNQIPSNDKENRNGSMNRNDCKNRKIRLLSRYFAVHKKLCVPLPGLFGKGRLYKARSCGSIARDRVSPPSPKSMLFCTTADEKWRERRQWCDVKHQHRGSDGDINQNLGLSHLVQESVVGKGCTALPTVCHIHLGDASKCCSLC from the exons ATGCATCGGAGGGTGGGATACAGCAACTACGATGGCAAGATCGCCGGCCTGTACGACCTGGAGGAGACACTCGGCCGCGGTCATTTCGCCGTCGTGAAGCTGGCACGGCACGTTTTCACCGGCGAGAAGGTCGCTGTGAAGGTCATCGACAAGAGCAAGCTCGACGAGATCTCGAGAGCGCACCTCTTTCAGGAG GTGAGATGCATGAAGCTGGTGCAACACCCGAACGTGGTCAGGCTTTACGAGGTGATAGACACCCAGACGAAGCTTTACCTGATCCTGGAGCTCGGCGATGGCGGTGATCTCTACGATTACATCATGCGGCACGACAGCGGGCTCAGCGAGGAG GTGGCCAGGACCTATTTCCGGCAAATAGTCAGAGCCATATCATATTGCCATCGATTACACGTGGTGCATAGGGACCTGAAACCGGAGAACGTGGTGTTCTTCGAGAAGCTGGGCACCGTGAAGCTCACCGACTTCGGATTTAGCAATAGATTCTGCCCTGGCCAGAAGCTCGAAACTTCTTGCGGCTCGCTAGCCTACTCGGCACCGGAAATTCTGCTGGGAGATAGTTACGATGCTCCTGCCGTGG ACGTCTGGTCGCTCGGGGTAATTTTGTACATGCTGGTGTGCGGCCAAGCCCCGTTCCAAGAGGCGAATGACAGCGAGACTTTGACGATGATCATGGACTGCAAGTACTCGATCCCGCCGCACGTGTCGGACGGTTGCAAACGACTGATCGCGAAGATGCTCGTCCGGGAACCCGAAGGCAGAGCGACCCTCGAAGAAATCGCTGCCGATCCGTGGCTAGCAATCGGCACCGACTCCGACTCCGTGGAAGCGTTGCCACTCGTGTCCAGGCAACAAGTCTCCGACGATCATCATAATCACATAATCATCAAGATGGTGAACGGTAACATCGCCACCAAAGAAGAAATATTGGA CGCCCTCGACAATAACGAGTACAACCACATAACGGCAACGTATTTCTTGCTGGCTGAGAGGAAGCTGCGGGCGCACCGTCAAGAGCAGGTGCAGAAGTCTCGACCGGAGATCCTGGACGTCTCGGCTAAGTATGCTCG ACAAGACGACGCGGCAACGAACTTGCGTACGGAGCAAAATTCATTGAGCACCGTGAACCAGTCGTTGCTGAGCGTGCCACGGACGCCGGGCGAGGTGCCGCAG TTCCAGAACGTCCGCACTCGGAAGTGCAGTATCGtccaggaggaggaggacgaggacgaggacgacgtGTCTTCGTGTTCGGGTCGCGACGAGCGGGGCAGCAACTCCGCGCTGAACTCGTTCAATCGGCGCGGCTCGCGCTCCGAGGGCAAGCTTTCGCACATCCTGCAGGACCGGCTGTCGCAACTGCCGGAGAAGCCGAGCCTGAAGCTTCAGCGGACCGCGGCGCCGAAGGATGGCAGCGTCGTGTCCGTAATCACTGACGCGAAGGAGAGGCTGTCGAGTCCGAGCAGCGGCAACGGCAACGATGTCACTCCGCCGAACCACTTGAACGCGCCTGGTAGGCCCCAGCCAAGCAACATGTTCGACAAAGTACCTGCGCCAACAAAGCTCGACTCCACCTACCAGGAGAACCTGAAGAACCGTCTCGGGGACCCGCCTGGTTGGGCGAGAAAGCAGACCACTACGGAAACCAGGCCAATGTCAGTGACCGAGTGCTTGAAACCGGTGGGACCCGTACCACCGAACAAATGGAGGATGGGGGCGCAACACCGGTCCGCTGGCTGTTCCCTGGAATCCGCATTGCCAGCGAAACCGTCCGACTCCAGCACGGTCGCCACCACGACGACCATTTTGACGGAGTCCTCGACGGTGCCTATCCCGCTTCGCCCCGTGGCTCTAAGCGATAATGTATTATCCCTCACGCCCAAGTACAAGACGATGCCGTCGCCGAGCAGCGCGTCGACGACGTTGCCGCAGCTGACCTTGAATGAAATCCTGGAGGACGGGGACAGGGTCGCCGTGCCGACACCGGAGAGCGGCAGTTCCAAGTGTCGAGTGGTCAGGAGTTCAGGGTACGATCAGAAACGGAGTAAGTTCCATAAGACACGTACCACTTCTTGTTCGAGCTCGGACGCCAGCGACGACGACAGCGAGAGCAGGAAGAAGCGGGCGCACAAGTTAGGCGCGTCTGCGAAACCTTTGCCTTCCAGACGCGACAGTCACGACGACTCCAGCGATTCTCAAGACCCCGGAGGGAGTGGTGGCGGAAGCGGTGGTGGTGGAGGCGTAGGGAACGGGGAGCACACGACGGAGCCTTCGAACGAAACGAATCAGAACGACAACGGAAACACGACTAACACGACCACCACAACTACCACGACGACCGGCGGGAGGCACCGGTCCGGGGAGAATCAGGTGATCTTCGGAAGAAGGCATCGGGCGGGCAGGAGAAGAGCCGGAGAGACGCGGTTGAGGGAGAGTCAGTCGTTGAACCGGATCACCGAGGTGCAAGAGGCCGAAGCGCCTTCGTCGTGTCACAACCAGTGTCACGTGTCAAGGAACTCGGCCGTGTTAGGGGTGCAAAGTATatcctcgtcgtcgtcttcgGTGTCGCAAAGCAGCACGGGCTCTCACAACATCGCGCAGACGATGTCCCACGCGGCGGCCACCATGCAGAAGGCCAAAGGCTTCGGGCAGAGGTTGCTGCAGAGCTGGTCCCTGAGCACCGGCAAGTCCTCGTTGTCGTCGCCCTCGAACGGACAGAACAGGTGCAGCCCGAACGGCCGGTGCAACAAGCAGGAGCCGCAAAGGGACTGCTGTCAGAGAATCGAGATGTGCTGCGAGGACAGGTGGGACATAAACGGGGGCTCGGTGAACCAGATACCGTCCAACGATAAAGAGAACAGAAATGGTTCCATGAACAGGAACGACTGCAAGAACAGGAAGATTCGGCTGCTCAGTCGCTACTTCGCCGTGCACAAGAAGCTCTGCGTGCCTCTGCCAGGTTTGTTCGGTAAAGGACGCTTGTACAAGGCTCGATCCTGCGGCAGCATCGCCCGCGACCGTGTCAGCCCGCCCTCGCCGAAGTCCATGCTGTTTTGCACCACGGCGGACGAGAAGTGGCGGGAACGTCGGCAATGGTGCGATGTGAAACACCAGCACCGCGGCAGTGACGGCGACATCAATCAGAACCTCGGCCTGTCGCACCTGGTGCAGGAGAGCGTCGTGGGAAAAGGGT
- the Snrk gene encoding SNF related kinase isoform X2 → MHRRVGYSNYDGKIAGLYDLEETLGRGHFAVVKLARHVFTGEKVAVKVIDKSKLDEISRAHLFQEVRCMKLVQHPNVVRLYEVIDTQTKLYLILELGDGGDLYDYIMRHDSGLSEEVARTYFRQIVRAISYCHRLHVVHRDLKPENVVFFEKLGTVKLTDFGFSNRFCPGQKLETSCGSLAYSAPEILLGDSYDAPAVDVWSLGVILYMLVCGQAPFQEANDSETLTMIMDCKYSIPPHVSDGCKRLIAKMLVREPEGRATLEEIAADPWLAIGTDSDSVEALPLVSRQQVSDDHHNHIIIKMVNGNIATKEEILDALDNNEYNHITATYFLLAERKLRAHRQEQVQKSRPEILDVSANRQDDAATNLRTEQNSLSTVNQSLLSVPRTPGEVPQFQNVRTRKCSIVQEEEDEDEDDVSSCSGRDERGSNSALNSFNRRGSRSEGKLSHILQDRLSQLPEKPSLKLQRTAAPKDGSVVSVITDAKERLSSPSSGNGNDVTPPNHLNAPGRPQPSNMFDKVPAPTKLDSTYQENLKNRLGDPPGWARKQTTTETRPMSVTECLKPVGPVPPNKWRMGAQHRSAGCSLESALPAKPSDSSTVATTTTILTESSTVPIPLRPVALSDNVLSLTPKYKTMPSPSSASTTLPQLTLNEILEDGDRVAVPTPESGSSKCRVVRSSGYDQKRSKFHKTRTTSCSSSDASDDDSESRKKRAHKLGASAKPLPSRRDSHDDSSDSQDPGGSGGGSGGGGGVGNGEHTTEPSNETNQNDNGNTTNTTTTTTTTTGGRHRSGENQVIFGRRHRAGRRRAGETRLRESQSLNRITEVQEAEAPSSCHNQCHVSRNSAVLGVQSISSSSSSVSQSSTGSHNIAQTMSHAAATMQKAKGFGQRLLQSWSLSTGKSSLSSPSNGQNRCSPNGRCNKQEPQRDCCQRIEMCCEDRWDINGGSVNQIPSNDKENRNGSMNRNDCKNRKIRLLSRYFAVHKKLCVPLPGLFGKGRLYKARSCGSIARDRVSPPSPKSMLFCTTADEKWRERRQWCDVKHQHRGSDGDINQNLGLSHLVQESVVGKGCTALPTVCHIHLGDASKCCSLC, encoded by the exons ATGCATCGGAGGGTGGGATACAGCAACTACGATGGCAAGATCGCCGGCCTGTACGACCTGGAGGAGACACTCGGCCGCGGTCATTTCGCCGTCGTGAAGCTGGCACGGCACGTTTTCACCGGCGAGAAGGTCGCTGTGAAGGTCATCGACAAGAGCAAGCTCGACGAGATCTCGAGAGCGCACCTCTTTCAGGAG GTGAGATGCATGAAGCTGGTGCAACACCCGAACGTGGTCAGGCTTTACGAGGTGATAGACACCCAGACGAAGCTTTACCTGATCCTGGAGCTCGGCGATGGCGGTGATCTCTACGATTACATCATGCGGCACGACAGCGGGCTCAGCGAGGAG GTGGCCAGGACCTATTTCCGGCAAATAGTCAGAGCCATATCATATTGCCATCGATTACACGTGGTGCATAGGGACCTGAAACCGGAGAACGTGGTGTTCTTCGAGAAGCTGGGCACCGTGAAGCTCACCGACTTCGGATTTAGCAATAGATTCTGCCCTGGCCAGAAGCTCGAAACTTCTTGCGGCTCGCTAGCCTACTCGGCACCGGAAATTCTGCTGGGAGATAGTTACGATGCTCCTGCCGTGG ACGTCTGGTCGCTCGGGGTAATTTTGTACATGCTGGTGTGCGGCCAAGCCCCGTTCCAAGAGGCGAATGACAGCGAGACTTTGACGATGATCATGGACTGCAAGTACTCGATCCCGCCGCACGTGTCGGACGGTTGCAAACGACTGATCGCGAAGATGCTCGTCCGGGAACCCGAAGGCAGAGCGACCCTCGAAGAAATCGCTGCCGATCCGTGGCTAGCAATCGGCACCGACTCCGACTCCGTGGAAGCGTTGCCACTCGTGTCCAGGCAACAAGTCTCCGACGATCATCATAATCACATAATCATCAAGATGGTGAACGGTAACATCGCCACCAAAGAAGAAATATTGGA CGCCCTCGACAATAACGAGTACAACCACATAACGGCAACGTATTTCTTGCTGGCTGAGAGGAAGCTGCGGGCGCACCGTCAAGAGCAGGTGCAGAAGTCTCGACCGGAGATCCTGGACGTCTCGGCTAA CAGACAAGACGACGCGGCAACGAACTTGCGTACGGAGCAAAATTCATTGAGCACCGTGAACCAGTCGTTGCTGAGCGTGCCACGGACGCCGGGCGAGGTGCCGCAG TTCCAGAACGTCCGCACTCGGAAGTGCAGTATCGtccaggaggaggaggacgaggacgaggacgacgtGTCTTCGTGTTCGGGTCGCGACGAGCGGGGCAGCAACTCCGCGCTGAACTCGTTCAATCGGCGCGGCTCGCGCTCCGAGGGCAAGCTTTCGCACATCCTGCAGGACCGGCTGTCGCAACTGCCGGAGAAGCCGAGCCTGAAGCTTCAGCGGACCGCGGCGCCGAAGGATGGCAGCGTCGTGTCCGTAATCACTGACGCGAAGGAGAGGCTGTCGAGTCCGAGCAGCGGCAACGGCAACGATGTCACTCCGCCGAACCACTTGAACGCGCCTGGTAGGCCCCAGCCAAGCAACATGTTCGACAAAGTACCTGCGCCAACAAAGCTCGACTCCACCTACCAGGAGAACCTGAAGAACCGTCTCGGGGACCCGCCTGGTTGGGCGAGAAAGCAGACCACTACGGAAACCAGGCCAATGTCAGTGACCGAGTGCTTGAAACCGGTGGGACCCGTACCACCGAACAAATGGAGGATGGGGGCGCAACACCGGTCCGCTGGCTGTTCCCTGGAATCCGCATTGCCAGCGAAACCGTCCGACTCCAGCACGGTCGCCACCACGACGACCATTTTGACGGAGTCCTCGACGGTGCCTATCCCGCTTCGCCCCGTGGCTCTAAGCGATAATGTATTATCCCTCACGCCCAAGTACAAGACGATGCCGTCGCCGAGCAGCGCGTCGACGACGTTGCCGCAGCTGACCTTGAATGAAATCCTGGAGGACGGGGACAGGGTCGCCGTGCCGACACCGGAGAGCGGCAGTTCCAAGTGTCGAGTGGTCAGGAGTTCAGGGTACGATCAGAAACGGAGTAAGTTCCATAAGACACGTACCACTTCTTGTTCGAGCTCGGACGCCAGCGACGACGACAGCGAGAGCAGGAAGAAGCGGGCGCACAAGTTAGGCGCGTCTGCGAAACCTTTGCCTTCCAGACGCGACAGTCACGACGACTCCAGCGATTCTCAAGACCCCGGAGGGAGTGGTGGCGGAAGCGGTGGTGGTGGAGGCGTAGGGAACGGGGAGCACACGACGGAGCCTTCGAACGAAACGAATCAGAACGACAACGGAAACACGACTAACACGACCACCACAACTACCACGACGACCGGCGGGAGGCACCGGTCCGGGGAGAATCAGGTGATCTTCGGAAGAAGGCATCGGGCGGGCAGGAGAAGAGCCGGAGAGACGCGGTTGAGGGAGAGTCAGTCGTTGAACCGGATCACCGAGGTGCAAGAGGCCGAAGCGCCTTCGTCGTGTCACAACCAGTGTCACGTGTCAAGGAACTCGGCCGTGTTAGGGGTGCAAAGTATatcctcgtcgtcgtcttcgGTGTCGCAAAGCAGCACGGGCTCTCACAACATCGCGCAGACGATGTCCCACGCGGCGGCCACCATGCAGAAGGCCAAAGGCTTCGGGCAGAGGTTGCTGCAGAGCTGGTCCCTGAGCACCGGCAAGTCCTCGTTGTCGTCGCCCTCGAACGGACAGAACAGGTGCAGCCCGAACGGCCGGTGCAACAAGCAGGAGCCGCAAAGGGACTGCTGTCAGAGAATCGAGATGTGCTGCGAGGACAGGTGGGACATAAACGGGGGCTCGGTGAACCAGATACCGTCCAACGATAAAGAGAACAGAAATGGTTCCATGAACAGGAACGACTGCAAGAACAGGAAGATTCGGCTGCTCAGTCGCTACTTCGCCGTGCACAAGAAGCTCTGCGTGCCTCTGCCAGGTTTGTTCGGTAAAGGACGCTTGTACAAGGCTCGATCCTGCGGCAGCATCGCCCGCGACCGTGTCAGCCCGCCCTCGCCGAAGTCCATGCTGTTTTGCACCACGGCGGACGAGAAGTGGCGGGAACGTCGGCAATGGTGCGATGTGAAACACCAGCACCGCGGCAGTGACGGCGACATCAATCAGAACCTCGGCCTGTCGCACCTGGTGCAGGAGAGCGTCGTGGGAAAAGGGT
- the Snrk gene encoding SNF related kinase isoform X3, whose translation MHRRVGYSNYDGKIAGLYDLEETLGRGHFAVVKLARHVFTGEKVAVKVIDKSKLDEISRAHLFQEVRCMKLVQHPNVVRLYEVIDTQTKLYLILELGDGGDLYDYIMRHDSGLSEEVARTYFRQIVRAISYCHRLHVVHRDLKPENVVFFEKLGTVKLTDFGFSNRFCPGQKLETSCGSLAYSAPEILLGDSYDAPAVDVWSLGVILYMLVCGQAPFQEANDSETLTMIMDCKYSIPPHVSDGCKRLIAKMLVREPEGRATLEEIAADPWLAIGTDSDSVEALPLVSRQQVSDDHHNHIIIKMVNGNIATKEEILDALDNNEYNHITATYFLLAERKLRAHRQEQVQKSRPEILDVSAKQDDAATNLRTEQNSLSTVNQSLLSVPRTPGEVPQFQNVRTRKCSIVQEEEDEDEDDVSSCSGRDERGSNSALNSFNRRGSRSEGKLSHILQDRLSQLPEKPSLKLQRTAAPKDGSVVSVITDAKERLSSPSSGNGNDVTPPNHLNAPGRPQPSNMFDKVPAPTKLDSTYQENLKNRLGDPPGWARKQTTTETRPMSVTECLKPVGPVPPNKWRMGAQHRSAGCSLESALPAKPSDSSTVATTTTILTESSTVPIPLRPVALSDNVLSLTPKYKTMPSPSSASTTLPQLTLNEILEDGDRVAVPTPESGSSKCRVVRSSGYDQKRSKFHKTRTTSCSSSDASDDDSESRKKRAHKLGASAKPLPSRRDSHDDSSDSQDPGGSGGGSGGGGGVGNGEHTTEPSNETNQNDNGNTTNTTTTTTTTTGGRHRSGENQVIFGRRHRAGRRRAGETRLRESQSLNRITEVQEAEAPSSCHNQCHVSRNSAVLGVQSISSSSSSVSQSSTGSHNIAQTMSHAAATMQKAKGFGQRLLQSWSLSTGKSSLSSPSNGQNRCSPNGRCNKQEPQRDCCQRIEMCCEDRWDINGGSVNQIPSNDKENRNGSMNRNDCKNRKIRLLSRYFAVHKKLCVPLPGLFGKGRLYKARSCGSIARDRVSPPSPKSMLFCTTADEKWRERRQWCDVKHQHRGSDGDINQNLGLSHLVQESVVGKGCTALPTVCHIHLGDASKCCSLC comes from the exons ATGCATCGGAGGGTGGGATACAGCAACTACGATGGCAAGATCGCCGGCCTGTACGACCTGGAGGAGACACTCGGCCGCGGTCATTTCGCCGTCGTGAAGCTGGCACGGCACGTTTTCACCGGCGAGAAGGTCGCTGTGAAGGTCATCGACAAGAGCAAGCTCGACGAGATCTCGAGAGCGCACCTCTTTCAGGAG GTGAGATGCATGAAGCTGGTGCAACACCCGAACGTGGTCAGGCTTTACGAGGTGATAGACACCCAGACGAAGCTTTACCTGATCCTGGAGCTCGGCGATGGCGGTGATCTCTACGATTACATCATGCGGCACGACAGCGGGCTCAGCGAGGAG GTGGCCAGGACCTATTTCCGGCAAATAGTCAGAGCCATATCATATTGCCATCGATTACACGTGGTGCATAGGGACCTGAAACCGGAGAACGTGGTGTTCTTCGAGAAGCTGGGCACCGTGAAGCTCACCGACTTCGGATTTAGCAATAGATTCTGCCCTGGCCAGAAGCTCGAAACTTCTTGCGGCTCGCTAGCCTACTCGGCACCGGAAATTCTGCTGGGAGATAGTTACGATGCTCCTGCCGTGG ACGTCTGGTCGCTCGGGGTAATTTTGTACATGCTGGTGTGCGGCCAAGCCCCGTTCCAAGAGGCGAATGACAGCGAGACTTTGACGATGATCATGGACTGCAAGTACTCGATCCCGCCGCACGTGTCGGACGGTTGCAAACGACTGATCGCGAAGATGCTCGTCCGGGAACCCGAAGGCAGAGCGACCCTCGAAGAAATCGCTGCCGATCCGTGGCTAGCAATCGGCACCGACTCCGACTCCGTGGAAGCGTTGCCACTCGTGTCCAGGCAACAAGTCTCCGACGATCATCATAATCACATAATCATCAAGATGGTGAACGGTAACATCGCCACCAAAGAAGAAATATTGGA CGCCCTCGACAATAACGAGTACAACCACATAACGGCAACGTATTTCTTGCTGGCTGAGAGGAAGCTGCGGGCGCACCGTCAAGAGCAGGTGCAGAAGTCTCGACCGGAGATCCTGGACGTCTCGGCTAA ACAAGACGACGCGGCAACGAACTTGCGTACGGAGCAAAATTCATTGAGCACCGTGAACCAGTCGTTGCTGAGCGTGCCACGGACGCCGGGCGAGGTGCCGCAG TTCCAGAACGTCCGCACTCGGAAGTGCAGTATCGtccaggaggaggaggacgaggacgaggacgacgtGTCTTCGTGTTCGGGTCGCGACGAGCGGGGCAGCAACTCCGCGCTGAACTCGTTCAATCGGCGCGGCTCGCGCTCCGAGGGCAAGCTTTCGCACATCCTGCAGGACCGGCTGTCGCAACTGCCGGAGAAGCCGAGCCTGAAGCTTCAGCGGACCGCGGCGCCGAAGGATGGCAGCGTCGTGTCCGTAATCACTGACGCGAAGGAGAGGCTGTCGAGTCCGAGCAGCGGCAACGGCAACGATGTCACTCCGCCGAACCACTTGAACGCGCCTGGTAGGCCCCAGCCAAGCAACATGTTCGACAAAGTACCTGCGCCAACAAAGCTCGACTCCACCTACCAGGAGAACCTGAAGAACCGTCTCGGGGACCCGCCTGGTTGGGCGAGAAAGCAGACCACTACGGAAACCAGGCCAATGTCAGTGACCGAGTGCTTGAAACCGGTGGGACCCGTACCACCGAACAAATGGAGGATGGGGGCGCAACACCGGTCCGCTGGCTGTTCCCTGGAATCCGCATTGCCAGCGAAACCGTCCGACTCCAGCACGGTCGCCACCACGACGACCATTTTGACGGAGTCCTCGACGGTGCCTATCCCGCTTCGCCCCGTGGCTCTAAGCGATAATGTATTATCCCTCACGCCCAAGTACAAGACGATGCCGTCGCCGAGCAGCGCGTCGACGACGTTGCCGCAGCTGACCTTGAATGAAATCCTGGAGGACGGGGACAGGGTCGCCGTGCCGACACCGGAGAGCGGCAGTTCCAAGTGTCGAGTGGTCAGGAGTTCAGGGTACGATCAGAAACGGAGTAAGTTCCATAAGACACGTACCACTTCTTGTTCGAGCTCGGACGCCAGCGACGACGACAGCGAGAGCAGGAAGAAGCGGGCGCACAAGTTAGGCGCGTCTGCGAAACCTTTGCCTTCCAGACGCGACAGTCACGACGACTCCAGCGATTCTCAAGACCCCGGAGGGAGTGGTGGCGGAAGCGGTGGTGGTGGAGGCGTAGGGAACGGGGAGCACACGACGGAGCCTTCGAACGAAACGAATCAGAACGACAACGGAAACACGACTAACACGACCACCACAACTACCACGACGACCGGCGGGAGGCACCGGTCCGGGGAGAATCAGGTGATCTTCGGAAGAAGGCATCGGGCGGGCAGGAGAAGAGCCGGAGAGACGCGGTTGAGGGAGAGTCAGTCGTTGAACCGGATCACCGAGGTGCAAGAGGCCGAAGCGCCTTCGTCGTGTCACAACCAGTGTCACGTGTCAAGGAACTCGGCCGTGTTAGGGGTGCAAAGTATatcctcgtcgtcgtcttcgGTGTCGCAAAGCAGCACGGGCTCTCACAACATCGCGCAGACGATGTCCCACGCGGCGGCCACCATGCAGAAGGCCAAAGGCTTCGGGCAGAGGTTGCTGCAGAGCTGGTCCCTGAGCACCGGCAAGTCCTCGTTGTCGTCGCCCTCGAACGGACAGAACAGGTGCAGCCCGAACGGCCGGTGCAACAAGCAGGAGCCGCAAAGGGACTGCTGTCAGAGAATCGAGATGTGCTGCGAGGACAGGTGGGACATAAACGGGGGCTCGGTGAACCAGATACCGTCCAACGATAAAGAGAACAGAAATGGTTCCATGAACAGGAACGACTGCAAGAACAGGAAGATTCGGCTGCTCAGTCGCTACTTCGCCGTGCACAAGAAGCTCTGCGTGCCTCTGCCAGGTTTGTTCGGTAAAGGACGCTTGTACAAGGCTCGATCCTGCGGCAGCATCGCCCGCGACCGTGTCAGCCCGCCCTCGCCGAAGTCCATGCTGTTTTGCACCACGGCGGACGAGAAGTGGCGGGAACGTCGGCAATGGTGCGATGTGAAACACCAGCACCGCGGCAGTGACGGCGACATCAATCAGAACCTCGGCCTGTCGCACCTGGTGCAGGAGAGCGTCGTGGGAAAAGGGT